A region from the Felis catus isolate Fca126 chromosome F1, F.catus_Fca126_mat1.0, whole genome shotgun sequence genome encodes:
- the SOAT1 gene encoding sterol O-acyltransferase 1 isoform X2, translating into MAKKIRLTAEAEELKPFFMKEVGSHFDDFVNNLIEKSTSLDSGGCAITSFSVLEGDKNYRAKDLRAPPEHGKIFVVRRSLLDELFEVDHIRTIYHMFIALLILFILSTLVVDYIDEGRLVLEFNLMSYAFGKFPIAMWTWWTMFLSTLSIPYFLFQHWARGYSRSSHPVVHCLIHGFLFMVFLIGVLGLGPTYVALAYTLPPASRSIVILEQIRFIMKAYSFVRENVPRVLNSAKEKSKIVPVPTVNQYLYFLFAPTLIYRDNYPRTPTVRWGYVAMQFLQVFGCLFYMYYIFERLCTPLFRNIKQEPFSARVLVLCVFNSILPGVLILFLMFFAFLHCWLNAFAEMLCFGDRMFYRDWWNSTSYSNYYRTWNVVVHDWLYYYAYKDFLWFFTKRFKWAAMLAVFAVSAVVHEYALAVCLNFFYPVLFVLFMFFGMAFNFIVNDSRKRPFWNVMVWTSLFAGNGVILCFYSQEWYARQHCPLKNPTFLDYIRPRSWTCRYVF; encoded by the exons gaatTGAAGCCATTTTTTATGAAGGAAGTTGGCAGTCACTTTGATGATTTTGTGAACAATCTCATTGAGAAATCAACATCATTAGACAGTGGTGGGTGTGCCATCACGAGCTTTTCTGTTCTTGAAGGAGATAAAAACTATAGAGCTAA AGATCTCAGAGCACCTCCAGAACATGGAAAGATTTTTGTTGTAAGGCGGTCTCTCTTAGA CGAGCTGTTTGAAGTGGACCACATCAGAACAATATATCACATGTTTATtgccctgctcattctctttatCCTCAGCACACTCGTAGTAGATTACATTGATGAAGGAAG GCTGGTGCTTGAGTTCAATCTCATGTCTTACGCTTTTGGCAAATTTCCTATTGCCATGTGGACGTGGTGGACCATGTTCTTGAGTACACTTTCAATTCCCTATTTCCTCTTTCAACATTGGGCCAGAGGCTACAGCCGGAGTTCTCATCCAGTGGTCCATTGTCTCATCCATGGCTTCCTTTTCATGGTCTTCCTGATAGGAGTTCTAGGTTTGGGACCAACATATGTTGCATTAGCTTACACGCTCCCACCAGCTTCCCGGAGCATTGTCATACTTGAACAG ATTCGTTTCATAATGAAGGCCTATTCATTTGTCAGAGAGAATGTGCCTCGGGTACTAAATTCAGCTAAGGAGAAATCAA AGATTGTTCCAGTACCCACAGTCAACCAGTATCTGTACTTCCTGTTTGCTCCTACCCTCATCTACCGTGACAACTATCCCAG gacTCCCACTGTAAGATGGGGTTATGTCGCTATGCAGTTTTTACAg GTTTTTGGTTGCCTTTTTTATATGTACTACATCTTTGAAAGGCTCTGCACCCCCTTGTTTCGGAATATCAAACAGGAGCCCTTCAGCGCTCGCGTTCTGGTCCTATGTGTATTTAATTCCATCTTGCCAG GTGTGCTGATACTGTTCCttatgttttttgcctttttgcaCTGCTGGCTCAATGCCTTTGCTGAGATGTTATGCTTCGGTGACAGGATGTTTTATAGG gaTTGGTGGAACTCTACATCATACTCTAACTATTACAGGACCTGGAATGTGGTAGTTCATGACTGGCTATATTACTATGCTTACAAGGACTTTCTTTGG TTTTTCACGAAGAGATTCAAATGGGCTGCCATGTTAGCTGTCTTTGCTGTGTCTGCTGTAGTGCATGAATATGCCTTGGCTGTTTGCTTGAACTTTTTCTATCCAGTGCTTTTCGTGCTCTTCATGTTCTTTGGAA TGGCTTTCAACTTCATTGTCAATGACAGTCGGAAAAGGCCATTTTGGAATGTTATGGTGTGGACTTCCCTTTTCGCGGGCAACGGAGTCATCCTGTGCTTTTATTCCCAAGAGTGGTATGCACGTCAGCACTGTCCTCTGAAAAAT CCCACATTTCTGGATTATATCCGTCCGCGTTCCTGGACTTGTCGGTACGTGTTTTAG